One Aegilops tauschii subsp. strangulata cultivar AL8/78 chromosome 7, Aet v6.0, whole genome shotgun sequence genomic window carries:
- the LOC109785471 gene encoding tryptamine hydroxycinnamoyltransferase 1-like has protein sequence MAVNVKITRKALLKPSPESAWGGAKKVPITVFDRASTDGYIPTVFAWRAPAPTNGALKDGLLATVARFPHLAGRFAVDDHGRKCLHLNNAGVLVIEATAGADLATVLAHDASAHIAELYPKAKKEHADEPIFQVQLTRYTCGGLVIGMASHHQVADGQSMSGFSASWASAVRTNSAALPSPFLDRGATDNPRSPPLPSFDHGRIEFKGEHSSSRSYRVLPLDRINNLAVHFPGEFVAELKAGVGAPCTTFQCLLTHAWKKVTAARDLAPDDFTQVRVAVNCRGRAKPPVPMDFFGNMVLLAFPRMQVRDLLSASYPAVVGVIRDAIACVDDEYIQSFVDFGEAQHDVKLASTAATLGMAFCPDLEVDSWLGFGFHNLDFGGGPPCAFLPPDLPIDGVMILVPSCAAKGGAHLFVALDNEHVEAVKQIC, from the exons ATGGCAGTGAATGTGAAGATCACACGGAAGGCACTGCTGAAGCCTTCACCGGAGTCAGCATGGGGCGGCGCCAAGAAGGTTCCCATCACCGTCTTCGACCGTGCCTCCACGGATGGGTACATCCCGACGGTCTTCGCGTGGAGGGCGCCGGCACCTACCAACGGCGCGCTCAAGGACGGCCTCCTCGCCACCGTCGCAAGGTTCCCGCACCTCGCAGGGAGGTTCGCCGTCGATGaccacggaaggaagtgcctccaccTCAACAACGCCGGGGTGCTCGTCATTGAGGCTACTGCCGGGGCGGACCTCGCAACAGTATTGGCGCACGACGCCTCCGCCCATATTGCCGAGCTATACCCAAAAGCGAAGAAG GAACATGCGGACGAGCCTATCTTCCAGGTGCAGCTGACGCGGTACACCTGCGGCGGGCTTGTGATCGGCATGGCCAGCCATCACCAGGTCGCCGATGGCCAGTCCATGAGCGGCTTCTCCGCCTCCTGGGCCAGCGCCGTCCGCACTAACTCCGCTGCCCTCCCGTCGCCGTTCCTCGACCGTGGGGCCACCGACAACCCCCGCAGCCCGCCATTGCCGTCGTTCGACCACGGGCGCATCGAGTTCAAGGGCGAGCACAGCTCCAGCCGCTCCTACAGAGTGCTCCCCTTGGATAGGATCAATAACCTGGCGGTGCACTTCCCGGGCGAGTTCGTTGCCGAGCTCAAGGCCGGCGTGGGCGCGCCATGCACCACGTTCCAGTGCCTCCTTACGCACGCGTGGAAGAAGGTCACTGCAGCGCGTGACCTGGCCCCGGATGATTTCACGCAGGTGAGGGTCGCCGTAAACTGCCGAGGCCGGGCCAAGCCTCCGGTGCCCATGGACTTCTTCGGAAACATGGTCCTCTTGGCATTCCCGAGGATGCAGGTCCGCGATCTCCTATCCGCCAGCTACCCCGCCGTGGTCGGCGTCATCCGTGACGCCATTGCGTGCGTGGATGACGAGTACATCCAGTCGTTCGTGGACTTCGGGGAGGCGCAGCACGACGTTAAACTAGCATCCACGGCGGCAACGCTCGGCATGGCGTTCTGCCCTGACCTGGAGGTGGATAGCTGGCTCGGGTTTGGCTTTCACAACCTTGACTTCGGTGGTGGGCCGCCGTGCGCCTTCCTGCCGCCGGACCTTCCCATCGATGGAGTAATGATCTTGGTGCCGTCCTGCGCAGCCAAGGGTGGCGCCCATCTGTTCGTGGCTCTTGACAACGAGCACGTAGAAGCCGTCAAGCAGATTTGCTAG